One Peribacillus simplex NBRC 15720 = DSM 1321 genomic region harbors:
- a CDS encoding processed acidic surface protein: MKKLWTILVSFTLLISLFPQLASAAPSKNFEKELTKYLKEISLVRGFEVTKDDIETSLSFYDESIKNFESIGDLKDALGEVIKADLSNLDTIYEDYNLTNESLIKLLRENGEELDDYIFIWDLDEAVYFYTEEGDFERDPNFDKELVNYLAKVSKERGFEVTKEDIEASLELYDFSTEEFESVEELSEFLGDVIKADLSNLDYFNENYGMDKQALLQMLEENGEDINDYIYIDNLEETVWNLSDGALDGEVAEDLLPIFEEELGLTEEELQRLEDHLMSLEDHLSNPETVKRLEELGNRMMAFEEFDVATELTAEQIAEMASIYEELLSIFKLNVSYSLVKSGSESPVSLLDLMKLEELKGANLKIAIYSTDGKFLADLLITGDMVDSDTLTNAGGQIKESAKEVQKTIEKAPVAKPVKQKISTHTKSEHQTVKGAKLPNTASDYIPNALLGLCIILFGSLMYRKIRKA, translated from the coding sequence ATGAAAAAACTGTGGACCATTTTAGTTTCATTTACGTTGTTAATTAGCTTATTCCCGCAATTAGCATCGGCAGCACCAAGCAAAAATTTTGAGAAAGAACTTACAAAGTATTTAAAAGAGATAAGCCTTGTTAGGGGTTTTGAAGTGACAAAGGATGATATTGAAACATCTCTTTCTTTTTACGATGAAAGTATTAAAAACTTTGAATCTATTGGTGATCTAAAAGATGCCTTGGGAGAAGTTATTAAAGCAGATTTAAGTAATTTAGATACCATTTATGAAGATTATAATCTAACTAATGAGAGCCTAATTAAACTATTGCGCGAAAATGGCGAAGAACTAGACGATTATATCTTTATCTGGGACCTCGATGAAGCTGTTTATTTCTATACAGAAGAGGGCGATTTTGAACGCGATCCAAACTTTGACAAAGAATTAGTCAATTATTTAGCCAAGGTTAGTAAGGAAAGAGGCTTCGAAGTAACAAAAGAAGATATCGAAGCGTCATTGGAACTTTATGATTTTAGCACGGAAGAATTTGAATCTGTCGAAGAGCTTAGTGAATTCTTAGGTGACGTCATAAAGGCAGATCTAAGCAACTTAGATTATTTTAATGAGAATTATGGAATGGATAAACAAGCCTTGCTCCAAATGTTGGAAGAAAATGGAGAAGATATTAACGATTATATATACATAGATAATCTTGAAGAAACTGTTTGGAACCTTTCTGATGGGGCGTTGGATGGCGAAGTTGCCGAGGATCTTCTTCCTATTTTCGAGGAAGAACTCGGTCTAACGGAAGAAGAATTACAGAGGCTTGAAGACCACTTAATGTCTTTGGAAGACCACCTTTCCAATCCGGAAACAGTCAAGCGACTTGAAGAATTGGGCAACCGCATGATGGCTTTCGAGGAATTTGATGTAGCAACCGAGCTTACAGCTGAACAGATAGCTGAAATGGCATCAATCTATGAAGAATTACTTTCCATCTTTAAGCTTAATGTATCCTATTCCCTTGTGAAAAGTGGCTCGGAATCACCTGTATCCCTTTTGGATTTAATGAAATTGGAAGAACTGAAGGGCGCTAACCTAAAAATAGCTATATACTCTACTGACGGGAAGTTCTTGGCTGATCTTTTAATAACAGGTGATATGGTCGATTCTGACACTCTTACTAACGCAGGCGGGCAAATAAAGGAATCTGCAAAAGAGGTGCAAAAAACCATTGAAAAGGCACCGGTAGCTAAACCAGTAAAACAAAAGATCAGCACTCATACTAAATCGGAACATCAAACGGTAAAAGGGGCTAAACTGCCAAACACCGCTTCCGATTATATCCCTAATGCCCTTTTAGGACTATGCATTATCCTGTTCGGAAGTTTGATGTATCGAAAAATTAGGAAAGCTTAA